A stretch of Aspergillus nidulans FGSC A4 chromosome VI DNA encodes these proteins:
- a CDS encoding histidinol dehydrogenase family protein (transcript_id=CADANIAT00010392) → MPITLKSANPSSGASNNLSLDVPSIVRSVIEDIRQNGDKALRSYSEKFDKWSPDSFKLSKEQIDEIVSTVPAQVIEDIKTVQQNVRTFAEEQRKSIRDFEYQIQPGVFLGQKNIPISAVGAYIPGGRYPLLASAHMTIVTAKAAGVSRVIACTPPIQGKIPASTVAAIHLAGADEIYILGGVQAIAAMALGTESINKTDFIAGPGNPFVAEAKRQLFGEIGIDLPAGPTEVLIVADAKADPFVVATDLLSQAEHGPDTPAILITDSRDVAEKTIKEVERLLPILPTRALAAVSWERFGEVQLVEDLNEAYKLADEYASEHVQILTENPREALVKMKNYGALFLGEKTCVSYGDKCIGTNHVLPTKSAARFTGGLWVGKYLKTVTYQEVTDAKASGELGRLCGRAARAEGFEGHARSGDVRAHNYLSDSFEWLAEPSGV, encoded by the exons ATGCCCATCACCCTCAAAAGCGCCAACCCTAGCAGTGGCGCCTCCAACAACCTATCCCTTGACGTCCCTAGTATCGTGCGCAGTGTGATCGAAGACATCCGGCAGAATGGCGATAAAGCACTGCGCTCGTATTCAGAAAAGTTCGACAAATGGAGCCCCGATAGCTTCAAACTGTCCAAGGAGCAGATTGACGAGATCGTCAGCACTGTCCCCGCACAGGTCATTGAGGATATCAAGACCGTGCAGCAGAACGTGCGGACCTTTGCCGAAGAGCAGCGCAAGTCCATCAGGGACTTTGAGTATCAGATTCAGCCGGGGGTGTTTCTGGGGCAGAAGAATATCCCCATCTCTGCGGTCGGCGC GTACATTCCCGGCGGGCGCTACCCCCTCCTCGCCTCAGCCCACATGACAATTGTGACTGCCAAAGCCGCCGGTGTTTCGCGTGTCATTGCCTGTACGCCCCCTATTCAAGGCAAAATCCCGGCATCGACGGTGGCGGCGATCCACCTAGCTGGTGCAGATGAAATATATATCCTCGGCGGCGTGCAAGCGATTGCGGCAATGGCATTGGGAACCGAATCTATCAACAAGACCGACTTCATCGCAGGCCCGGGGAATCCGTTCGTTGCAGAGGCCAAGCGGCAACTCTTCGGCGAGATCGGGATCGACCTGCCCGCCGGTCCGACGGAGGTGCTTATTGTAGCGGACGCCAAAGCCGATCCCTTTGTCGTTGCAACAGACCTGCTGTCGCAAGCGGAGCATGGGCCCGATACGCCCGCCATTCTGATCACGGATTCGAGGGATgttgcggagaagacgatcaAAGAGGTTGAAAGACTGCTACCGATCCTTCCGACTAGGGCGCTGGCGGCGGTTTCATGGGAGAGGTTCGGAGAGGTACAActtgttgaggatctgaATGAGGCGTACAAACTTGCAGATGAGTATGCGAGTGAGCACGTTCAGATTTTGACGGAGAACCCTAGGGAGGCGCTGGTCAAGATGAAGAACTACGGGGCGCTCTTCCTTGGCGAGAAGACGTGCGTTTCGTATGGAGATAAG TGTATTGGAACTAACCATGTTCTGCCCACTAAAAGCGCAGCGCGCTTCACTGGCGGCCTCTGGGTCGGCAAATATCTGAAGACCGTTACCTACCAAGAGGTAACAGACGCGAAAGCCAGTGGCGAACTCGGTCGTCTGTGTGGCCGTGCTGCTCGGGCAGAGGGGTTTGAAGGCCATGCTCGGTCTGGAGACGTTCGCGCTCATAATTATCTGAGCGACTCGTTTGAGTGGCTTGCTGAACCAAGCGGGGTTTGA